The following DNA comes from Frankia casuarinae.
CCTTAGGACTCGTCCTGCGTCCAGGGGCCTCGAGTGCTCACCTGCTGGCGGCTACCGGAACCGAGCCTGCCTCACGGCTGCCCGGTATGTCCCATTAGGGGCACCAGGGTCGATGCGAGCGTCGTCGTCATGCACACCAGCATGCCCCACGGGACCGCACCCGGGCCCGTCCAGCCATCCTGGCGGCCCATAAAACTTGACAGGATTACATAGCGCTGTTTATCTCTACATGTTCGTGTGATGGAAGCCGGTGTGATTCCGGCATGGTCGCGCCACTGTGATCGGCCCGTCCGTCCTGGACGGTCTCGGAAGTCAGACCCATTGCCCGAACCCGTCCTACCCGTGGAACGCGTGATTCCAGTGGAGGTTCTCCTCATGGCGCACCCCGCCGTCTCCCCCGCACCGCTCGCCCAGCCGGCCCTGCCGGCCCTGCCGACCATCCCGATGCGTGAGCTGGTGCCCTTCCTGCTCTTCGGCGGGCTGCTGGCGCTGCTCGGGCTGTACTTCGTCGGCGCCGAGCAGGGCGCGCTGTCAATCTTCGGCGGGAACTACGTCCACGAGTTCGTGCACGACGCCCGCCACCTGCTCGGCTTCCCCTGCCACTAACGCCTCCTCCCGATCTGTTCCAGCGAGGAGACGCTGTGGCACGAACACTGTTGATCCGTGGCATGCTCGTCGGTCTGGTCGCCGCCGTGCTCGCCTTCATCGTCGCGAAGACCCTCGGCGAGAGCCAGATCGGTCACGCGATCACCTTCGAGTCGGCGGGCGAGAGTTCCACTCATGCGCACGAGGCGGTGGGTCTCGCCGCTCACGCGCACGAGGAGTCCGAGCCGGTGTCCCGGACCGTGCAGTCGACGCTCGGTCTGTTCACCGGTCTGCTG
Coding sequences within:
- a CDS encoding CbtB domain-containing protein — protein: MAHPAVSPAPLAQPALPALPTIPMRELVPFLLFGGLLALLGLYFVGAEQGALSIFGGNYVHEFVHDARHLLGFPCH